One window of Solwaraspora sp. WMMA2056 genomic DNA carries:
- a CDS encoding immune inhibitor A domain-containing protein produces the protein MGMLTVSLASGMGVALPASAGAAPPVDTPAAAPSQAVAPSIDDLPNPLGEKRRELRERAVSEVVSGRIAPQRRGASTVAKIGETAGTGLAGRGTAAAGKDQYVELSRETTDRIFVILAEYGDERHPSYPDVDSNPGWPGPVSFDGPLHNQIPEPDRSVNNSTVWQADYSAEHYRQLYFGAGEGVESVKTYFETQSSGRYSVDGTVTDWVKVRYNGARYGRDLCGSNVCSNVWQLVRDAANQWVADQRALGRTDAEITAELREFDKWDRYDFDGDGDFNEPDGYLDHFQIVHAGHGQEDGDPWQGEDAIWSHRWYAFASDAGLTGPADNLLGGTQIADTGLWIGDYTIQPENGGLSVFVHEYAHDLGLPDDYDTSGGGDNNNEHWTLMAQSRLGAATDEGIGERPGDLGAWNKLQLGWLDYEVVVAGQKRTLHLGPQEYNTKRAQAVVVVLPKKEVTTELGEPYAGDLQYFSGNSDDLNNTMTREFDLTGAATAALSMKARYDIEDDYDYLYYQASTDGGASWTSLDGTINGDPFGTDGSGTPAIDSSTGGQWVDIAVPLDAYAGDEVLVRLLYRTDGAVAYGGFFGDEIVVTADGSPIFTDGAEGDGDWTLTGWSAVGASATGEFDNYYIAGHRSYVSYDRYLETGPYYFGYADSKPDWVDHYAYQEGLLISYWDTSQADNNTNVHPGEGRNLYIDSRPRPMYNLTGAPWRARVQVYDAPFSLEKADSFTLHINSQPQYIRGQAAQPVFDDTKKYFFEELPNHGVKLPAVGVKIRVVDVDGTTMKIRIS, from the coding sequence GTGGGAATGCTCACCGTGTCGCTTGCCTCGGGAATGGGTGTCGCTCTCCCCGCGTCAGCGGGGGCGGCACCGCCGGTGGACACACCGGCGGCAGCGCCCTCCCAGGCCGTAGCCCCCAGCATCGACGACCTGCCCAACCCGCTCGGCGAAAAGCGGCGTGAGCTGCGTGAACGTGCGGTCAGCGAGGTCGTCAGCGGACGGATCGCCCCGCAGCGCCGGGGTGCCAGCACCGTCGCGAAGATCGGTGAGACAGCCGGCACCGGCCTCGCCGGGCGGGGCACCGCCGCCGCCGGCAAGGACCAGTACGTCGAGCTCTCCCGGGAGACCACCGACCGGATCTTCGTGATCCTGGCCGAGTACGGCGACGAACGGCACCCCAGCTACCCGGACGTGGACAGCAACCCCGGCTGGCCCGGCCCGGTCAGCTTCGACGGACCGCTGCACAACCAGATCCCCGAGCCGGACCGGTCGGTCAACAACAGCACCGTCTGGCAGGCCGACTACTCCGCCGAGCACTACCGGCAGCTGTACTTCGGCGCCGGCGAGGGCGTCGAGTCGGTCAAGACGTACTTCGAGACGCAGTCCTCCGGCCGGTACAGCGTCGACGGCACCGTCACCGACTGGGTGAAGGTCCGCTACAACGGCGCCCGCTACGGCCGCGACCTGTGCGGCAGCAACGTGTGCAGCAACGTCTGGCAGCTGGTCCGTGACGCCGCCAACCAGTGGGTCGCCGACCAGCGGGCGCTCGGGCGCACCGACGCCGAGATCACCGCCGAGCTGCGCGAGTTCGACAAGTGGGACCGGTACGACTTCGACGGCGACGGCGACTTCAACGAGCCCGACGGCTACCTCGACCACTTCCAGATCGTCCACGCCGGTCACGGCCAGGAGGACGGCGACCCGTGGCAGGGTGAGGACGCCATCTGGAGCCACCGCTGGTACGCCTTCGCCAGCGACGCCGGCCTGACCGGCCCCGCCGACAACCTGTTGGGCGGCACCCAGATCGCCGACACCGGACTGTGGATCGGTGACTACACCATCCAGCCGGAGAACGGCGGCCTGAGCGTCTTCGTCCACGAGTACGCCCACGACCTGGGCCTGCCGGACGACTACGACACCTCCGGCGGTGGCGACAACAACAACGAGCACTGGACGTTGATGGCGCAGAGCCGACTCGGTGCCGCCACCGACGAAGGAATCGGCGAGCGCCCCGGCGACCTCGGTGCCTGGAACAAGCTGCAGCTCGGCTGGCTGGACTACGAGGTGGTGGTCGCCGGCCAGAAGCGGACCCTGCACCTCGGACCGCAGGAGTACAACACCAAGCGGGCGCAGGCGGTCGTGGTGGTCCTGCCGAAGAAGGAGGTCACCACCGAGCTCGGCGAACCGTACGCCGGTGACCTGCAGTACTTCTCCGGCAACTCCGACGACCTGAACAACACGATGACCCGCGAGTTCGATCTGACCGGGGCCGCCACCGCCGCCCTGTCGATGAAGGCCCGCTACGACATCGAGGACGACTACGACTACCTGTACTACCAGGCGTCCACCGACGGCGGCGCGAGCTGGACGTCGCTGGACGGCACCATCAACGGCGACCCGTTCGGCACCGACGGCAGCGGCACCCCGGCGATCGACAGCTCGACCGGTGGCCAGTGGGTGGACATCGCCGTACCGCTCGACGCGTACGCCGGTGACGAGGTGCTGGTGCGGCTGCTCTACCGCACCGACGGCGCGGTGGCGTACGGCGGCTTCTTCGGTGACGAGATCGTCGTCACCGCCGACGGATCGCCGATCTTCACCGACGGCGCGGAAGGCGACGGCGACTGGACCCTGACCGGCTGGTCGGCGGTCGGCGCCAGCGCCACCGGCGAGTTCGACAACTACTACATCGCCGGGCACCGCTCGTACGTCTCCTACGACCGGTACCTCGAGACCGGTCCGTACTACTTCGGTTACGCCGACAGCAAGCCGGACTGGGTGGACCACTACGCCTACCAGGAGGGTCTGCTGATCTCGTACTGGGACACCTCCCAGGCCGACAACAACACCAACGTGCACCCGGGTGAGGGTCGCAACCTCTACATCGACTCCCGGCCACGGCCGATGTACAACCTGACCGGCGCGCCGTGGCGGGCCCGGGTCCAGGTGTACGACGCGCCGTTCAGCTTGGAGAAGGCCGACTCGTTCACCCTGCACATCAACAGCCAGCCGCAGTACATCCGTGGCCAGGCGGCCCAACCAGTGTTCGACGACACCAAGAAGTACTTCTTCGAGGAGTTGCCGAACCACGGGGTCAAGCTGCCGGCCGTCGGCGTCAAGATCCGGGTGGTGGATGTCGACGGCACCACCATGAAGATCAGGATCTCCTGA
- the acs gene encoding acetate--CoA ligase, giving the protein MSETLENLLQENRRFEPPAELAGAANVTAAAYDTAAADRLGFWADQARRLHWAKEWDQVLDWSNPPFAKWFVGGQLNVAYNCLDRHVAAGAGDRVAIHWEGEPGDTRTITYAELHRMTCQAANALTDLGVTAGDRVAIYLPMIPEAAVAMLACARIGATHNVVFGGFSVDALSGRVRDASAKVIVTADGGYRRGKPSALKPTVDEAVAQCPSVENVLVVRRTGEDVAWTDKDHWWHETVETASSTHEAQPFDAEHPLFILYTSGTTAKPKGILHTTGGYLTQASYTHHAVFDLKPETDVYWCTADIGWVTGHSYIVYGPLSNGATQLMYEGTPDTPHKGRFWELVQKYKVSILYTAPTLIRTMMKWGEDIPAKYDLGSLRLLGSVGEPINPEAWMWYREHIGAGRCPIVDTWWQTETGAIMISPLPGVTATKPGSAMTPLPGISADVVDDQGASVPDGGGGYLVLREPWPSMLRTIWGDDQRFIDTYWSRFDTMYFAGDGAKKDADGHVWLLGRVDDVMLVSGHNISTTEVESALVSHPSVAEAAVVGATDPTTGQAIVAFAIPRGSADTAGDAGEALIQELRNHVARTLGPIAKPRQIMLVPELPKTRSGKIMRRLLRDVAENRSLGDVTTLQDSTVMELISSGMQGGKSDED; this is encoded by the coding sequence ATGAGCGAAACGCTGGAGAACCTACTTCAGGAGAATCGGCGGTTCGAGCCGCCGGCCGAACTGGCCGGGGCGGCCAACGTCACTGCGGCCGCCTACGACACCGCGGCCGCCGACCGGCTCGGCTTCTGGGCGGACCAGGCCCGCCGGCTGCACTGGGCCAAGGAGTGGGACCAGGTGCTGGACTGGTCCAACCCGCCGTTCGCCAAGTGGTTCGTCGGCGGTCAGCTCAACGTCGCGTACAACTGTCTGGACCGCCACGTGGCCGCCGGCGCCGGTGACCGGGTCGCCATCCACTGGGAGGGCGAGCCGGGTGACACCCGCACCATCACCTACGCCGAACTGCACCGGATGACCTGCCAGGCGGCGAACGCGTTGACCGACCTCGGCGTCACCGCCGGCGACCGGGTGGCGATCTACCTGCCGATGATCCCGGAGGCCGCGGTCGCGATGCTGGCCTGCGCCCGGATCGGCGCCACCCACAACGTGGTCTTCGGCGGGTTCTCCGTCGACGCGCTCTCCGGCCGGGTCCGCGACGCCAGCGCCAAGGTGATCGTCACGGCGGACGGCGGCTACCGCCGGGGCAAGCCGTCGGCGCTCAAGCCGACCGTCGACGAGGCGGTCGCGCAGTGTCCGTCGGTGGAGAACGTGCTGGTGGTACGGCGTACCGGTGAAGATGTCGCCTGGACCGACAAGGACCACTGGTGGCACGAGACGGTCGAGACGGCGAGCAGCACGCACGAGGCGCAGCCGTTCGACGCCGAGCACCCGCTGTTCATCCTCTACACCAGCGGCACCACGGCCAAGCCGAAGGGCATCCTGCACACCACCGGCGGCTACCTCACCCAGGCGTCGTACACCCACCACGCGGTCTTCGACCTCAAGCCGGAGACGGACGTCTACTGGTGCACCGCCGACATCGGCTGGGTCACCGGGCATTCCTACATCGTGTACGGGCCGCTGTCCAACGGTGCCACCCAGTTGATGTACGAGGGAACCCCGGACACCCCGCACAAGGGCCGGTTCTGGGAGCTGGTGCAGAAGTACAAGGTGAGCATCCTGTACACCGCGCCGACGCTGATCCGCACCATGATGAAGTGGGGCGAGGACATCCCCGCCAAGTACGACCTGGGTTCGCTGCGGCTGCTCGGCAGCGTCGGTGAGCCGATCAACCCGGAGGCCTGGATGTGGTACCGGGAGCACATCGGTGCCGGCCGGTGTCCGATCGTGGACACCTGGTGGCAGACCGAGACCGGGGCGATCATGATCTCGCCGCTGCCCGGCGTGACCGCGACCAAGCCGGGTTCGGCGATGACCCCGCTGCCGGGGATCAGCGCCGACGTGGTCGACGACCAGGGTGCGTCGGTGCCCGACGGGGGCGGCGGCTACCTGGTGCTGCGCGAGCCGTGGCCGTCGATGTTGCGCACCATCTGGGGTGACGACCAGCGGTTCATCGACACCTACTGGTCGCGGTTCGACACGATGTACTTCGCCGGTGACGGGGCCAAGAAGGACGCCGACGGGCACGTCTGGCTGCTCGGCCGGGTCGACGACGTGATGCTGGTGTCCGGGCACAACATCTCGACCACCGAAGTGGAGTCGGCGCTGGTGTCGCACCCGTCGGTGGCGGAGGCGGCGGTGGTCGGCGCGACCGATCCGACGACCGGTCAGGCGATCGTCGCGTTCGCGATCCCCCGGGGCAGCGCCGACACGGCCGGCGACGCGGGCGAGGCGTTGATCCAGGAGCTGCGCAACCACGTCGCCCGTACGCTCGGGCCGATCGCCAAGCCCCGGCAGATCATGCTGGTGCCGGAGCTGCCGAAGACCCGGTCCGGCAAGATCATGCGCCGGTTGCTGCGGGACGTCGCCGAGAACCGTTCCCTCGGTGACGTCACGACCCTGCAGGACTCCACCGTGATGGAGCTGATCTCCTCCGGCATGCAGGGCGGCAAGTCCGACGAGGACTGA
- a CDS encoding oxidoreductase — MTRTDPLAPLLDLADVAPALAAAREQVDAALRHRALRRHGGAVAAEVSLRSAVASAALEGHPHPVADVRAGTVTDPVTQGALRVAEAVPGLADRWPRTPRQVLARLHVLAARDQVPADQLGRPISGTPAVAARLDGLAELVGGGTSAPALLVAAVVHAELLALRPFAGPSGLVARGAGRLTLVAAGVDPRGLLAVEVGHREREPEYVGAAGAFATGTPDGIRSWLRHYLTAVELAARELTTVADEVLATA, encoded by the coding sequence GTGACAAGGACCGATCCGCTCGCCCCGCTGCTGGACCTCGCCGACGTGGCACCGGCGCTGGCCGCCGCCCGCGAACAGGTCGACGCCGCGCTGCGGCACCGCGCCCTGCGCCGCCACGGCGGAGCGGTCGCGGCCGAGGTCAGCCTGCGTTCGGCGGTCGCCAGCGCCGCGCTGGAAGGCCACCCGCACCCGGTCGCCGACGTCCGCGCCGGCACGGTGACGGACCCGGTGACGCAGGGGGCGCTGCGGGTGGCCGAGGCGGTGCCCGGGCTGGCCGACCGGTGGCCCCGTACCCCCCGTCAGGTCCTGGCCAGGTTGCACGTGCTCGCCGCCCGCGACCAGGTCCCGGCCGACCAGCTGGGGCGTCCGATCAGCGGTACGCCGGCCGTCGCCGCCCGGCTGGACGGGCTCGCGGAGCTGGTCGGCGGCGGTACGTCGGCACCGGCGCTGCTGGTGGCCGCGGTGGTGCACGCCGAACTGCTCGCGCTGCGCCCGTTCGCCGGCCCGAGCGGGCTGGTCGCCCGGGGTGCCGGGCGGCTCACCCTGGTCGCGGCCGGGGTGGATCCCCGTGGCCTGCTCGCCGTCGAGGTCGGCCACCGCGAGCGCGAACCGGAGTACGTCGGCGCGGCCGGTGCCTTCGCGACCGGTACGCCGGACGGCATCCGCTCCTGGCTGCGGCACTACCTCACCGCTGTCGAGTTGGCCGCGCGGGAGCTGACGACCGTCGCCGACGAGGTGCTGGCCACAGCCTGA
- a CDS encoding HAD-IB family hydrolase, whose product MGRSAAFFDLDKTVIAKSSALAFGRPFYRDGLITRRDVVKSAYAQLMFRLGGTDEQTMARTRDYLAALCKGWPVEQVRQLVAETLHELINPYVYAEAAALIEEHQAAGRDVVLVSASGEEMVRPIGELLGITDVIATRMAVEDGRYSGDIEFYAAGPAKATGIVELAEQRGYDLAECYAYSDSYTDVPMLECVGHPSAVNPDRQLRRIAAEQGWPVLAFRHPVPLGRRLRERPAVPVAAAALSVGVGVAIGIAWYGRHRRTRATSV is encoded by the coding sequence GTGGGCCGCAGCGCCGCTTTTTTTGATCTCGACAAGACCGTCATCGCCAAGTCCAGCGCCTTGGCGTTCGGCCGGCCTTTCTACCGCGATGGGCTGATCACCCGCCGGGACGTGGTCAAATCGGCGTACGCGCAGTTGATGTTCCGCCTCGGCGGCACCGACGAGCAGACCATGGCCCGCACCCGGGACTACCTCGCCGCGCTGTGCAAGGGCTGGCCGGTGGAGCAGGTCCGCCAGCTCGTCGCCGAGACCCTGCACGAGCTGATCAACCCGTACGTGTACGCCGAGGCCGCCGCGCTCATCGAGGAACACCAGGCCGCAGGCAGGGACGTGGTGCTCGTTTCCGCCTCCGGCGAGGAGATGGTCCGGCCGATCGGCGAGCTGCTCGGGATCACCGACGTCATCGCCACCCGGATGGCGGTCGAGGACGGCCGCTACAGTGGCGACATCGAGTTCTATGCCGCCGGTCCGGCCAAGGCGACGGGCATCGTCGAGCTGGCCGAGCAGCGTGGCTACGACCTGGCGGAGTGCTACGCCTATTCCGATTCCTACACTGACGTGCCGATGCTGGAATGCGTCGGGCACCCCAGCGCGGTGAACCCGGACCGGCAACTGCGTCGGATCGCCGCCGAGCAGGGCTGGCCGGTGCTGGCGTTCCGCCACCCCGTACCGCTCGGGCGTCGGCTGCGGGAACGTCCGGCCGTGCCGGTCGCCGCCGCCGCGCTCAGCGTCGGGGTCGGGGTCGCGATCGGCATCGCCTGGTACGGCCGGCACCGCCGCACCCGGGCCACCTCGGTCTGA
- the ssd gene encoding septum site-determining protein Ssd has translation MPPRTSTVVPRRLPLVVTADERLLDDLLRLAALAGTEVDLAADPVAARSRQAVAPLVLVGADQADAYLRARLPRRPRLVLVGRADQEPPWQIAEVLGAEHIAILPAAEPWLVDRFTDDGDAERPAAAVVGVIGGRGGAGASVLAGALSVTAARRGLRSLLVDADPLGGGLDLVLGWEQIDGLRWPALADSDGRIDPAALAVALPCRGDLGLLSWDRGEPLPLPAATMTAALDAARRERDLIVVDLPRRPDDAAVAAMHLTDRVLVLVPAELRATAATARVIARIHRHCSDLSLVVRGPAPGRLRAREIGRTLGLPVTGVLQPEPRVSRGLERGEAPGASGRGPLAELCQRIVAGLVDRTAAAS, from the coding sequence ATGCCGCCGCGTACCAGCACCGTCGTACCCCGCCGGCTGCCGCTGGTCGTCACCGCCGACGAACGGCTCCTCGACGACCTGCTGCGCCTCGCGGCGCTCGCCGGCACCGAGGTCGACCTGGCCGCCGACCCGGTGGCCGCCCGCTCCCGGCAGGCCGTCGCCCCACTCGTCCTGGTCGGCGCCGACCAGGCCGACGCCTACCTGCGGGCCCGGCTGCCCCGCCGACCCCGGCTGGTCCTGGTCGGCCGCGCGGACCAGGAGCCGCCCTGGCAGATCGCCGAGGTGCTCGGTGCCGAGCACATCGCGATCCTGCCGGCCGCCGAGCCGTGGCTGGTCGACCGGTTCACCGACGACGGCGACGCCGAGCGACCAGCGGCGGCGGTCGTCGGGGTGATCGGCGGCCGGGGCGGGGCCGGTGCCAGCGTGCTGGCCGGTGCCCTGTCGGTCACCGCCGCCCGGCGTGGCCTGCGCAGCCTGCTGGTCGACGCCGACCCGCTCGGCGGCGGCCTCGACCTGGTCCTCGGCTGGGAGCAGATCGACGGCCTGCGCTGGCCGGCCCTGGCCGACAGCGACGGCCGGATCGACCCGGCCGCCCTCGCCGTCGCCCTGCCCTGCCGGGGCGACCTCGGCCTGCTCTCCTGGGACCGGGGCGAGCCGCTGCCACTGCCGGCCGCGACGATGACCGCCGCGCTCGACGCCGCCCGGCGGGAGCGGGACCTGATCGTCGTCGACCTGCCCCGCCGGCCCGACGACGCCGCCGTCGCCGCGATGCACCTTACCGACCGGGTCCTCGTCCTGGTCCCGGCCGAGTTGCGGGCCACCGCCGCGACCGCCCGGGTGATCGCCCGCATCCACCGGCACTGCTCCGACCTGTCGCTGGTCGTGCGCGGGCCGGCACCGGGCCGGCTGCGGGCCCGGGAGATCGGGCGGACCCTCGGGCTGCCGGTGACCGGGGTGCTGCAGCCTGAGCCACGGGTCAGCCGTGGGCTGGAGCGCGGCGAAGCGCCGGGTGCGTCGGGTCGCGGCCCGTTGGCCGAGTTGTGTCAGCGGATCGTCGCCGGCCTGGTCGACCGTACGGCGGCAGCGTCGTGA
- a CDS encoding type II toxin-antitoxin system RelE/ParE family toxin: MTTGPARSDAGDRRSGDAASRHTPLSQFCYIGQASWPVYYHPEAEAELRELRAAERVAIGHAVDKLVAIGPNLGYPHSSDIKTATNLRELRPRAGRSRWRALYRQVGNAYVIGAIAPEVSVNQRAFRKAIAVAEKRIDEVRGDE, from the coding sequence GTGACGACCGGTCCGGCTCGTTCGGACGCGGGCGACCGACGTTCCGGTGATGCGGCCTCCAGGCACACGCCGTTATCGCAGTTCTGCTATATTGGCCAGGCGTCGTGGCCTGTCTACTACCACCCCGAGGCGGAAGCGGAGTTGCGTGAGTTGCGAGCCGCTGAGCGTGTGGCGATCGGCCATGCAGTAGACAAACTGGTAGCAATCGGGCCAAACCTTGGGTACCCGCACTCGAGCGACATCAAGACAGCCACAAACCTTCGGGAGCTACGCCCACGAGCCGGCCGTAGCCGCTGGCGAGCCCTCTATCGCCAGGTCGGCAACGCCTATGTCATCGGAGCCATCGCCCCCGAGGTGAGCGTCAACCAACGAGCCTTCCGAAAGGCAATCGCGGTAGCTGAGAAGCGCATCGACGAAGTGAGGGGCGACGAGTGA
- a CDS encoding helix-turn-helix transcriptional regulator produces MNLSDLKTSAQVHDEQRHDPEFSSEWNRTAFANDVALRILRYRREHGLTQTALAREVGMTQSVIARLESGDQPPSIATLAKLSKGTGMDFNIKVSSGAVEFIAA; encoded by the coding sequence ATGAACCTGTCCGATCTGAAGACCTCGGCCCAAGTCCACGACGAGCAGCGCCACGACCCAGAGTTCAGCTCGGAGTGGAACCGCACAGCGTTCGCTAACGATGTCGCACTGCGCATCTTGCGCTACCGCCGGGAGCATGGCCTCACTCAGACGGCGCTCGCCCGCGAGGTCGGGATGACCCAGTCGGTGATCGCGCGCCTTGAGTCGGGCGACCAGCCGCCGTCGATCGCGACCCTGGCCAAGCTGTCGAAGGGTACTGGCATGGACTTCAATATCAAGGTCAGCAGTGGTGCTGTCGAGTTCATCGCAGCCTGA
- a CDS encoding DUF397 domain-containing protein: MDSAWRKSTRSGSSGDCVEARFVAQAAQVRDSKDQAGPILSFTAGTWTGFVQGIKVGQFDL, encoded by the coding sequence GTGGACTCGGCGTGGCGCAAGAGCACCCGGTCTGGTTCGTCCGGTGACTGTGTAGAAGCCCGGTTCGTCGCCCAAGCCGCCCAGGTCCGTGACAGCAAGGACCAGGCCGGGCCGATCCTGTCGTTCACCGCCGGCACCTGGACCGGCTTCGTCCAGGGAATCAAGGTCGGCCAGTTCGACCTCTGA
- a CDS encoding YegP family protein, whose amino-acid sequence MEIQIHYSSNPTQQYYWQIVASNGRILATSETYYNKSDAMSAARSVKYQAGSAPIVDHTVGSSSYGRW is encoded by the coding sequence GTGGAAATCCAGATCCATTACTCGAGCAACCCGACGCAGCAGTACTACTGGCAGATCGTTGCCAGCAACGGCCGGATCCTCGCCACGTCGGAGACGTACTACAACAAGAGCGACGCGATGAGCGCCGCCCGGTCCGTCAAGTACCAGGCGGGCTCCGCTCCGATCGTGGACCACACCGTCGGGTCGTCGTCGTACGGCCGTTGGTGA
- a CDS encoding DUF397 domain-containing protein yields MTELVWKKSTRSNAGGDCVEVASPNRAVLVRDSKDQAGPILSFTAGTWTGFVRGIKVGQFDL; encoded by the coding sequence ATGACCGAACTCGTGTGGAAGAAGAGCACCCGCAGCAACGCCGGCGGGGACTGCGTCGAGGTCGCCAGCCCCAACCGAGCAGTCCTGGTCCGTGACAGCAAGGACCAGGCCGGACCAATCCTGTCGTTCACCGCCGGCACCTGGACCGGCTTCGTCCGAGGGATCAAGGTCGGACAGTTCGACCTCTGA
- a CDS encoding helix-turn-helix transcriptional regulator yields MTTDTGSTVPRRQLGRHLRQLREEARMTVKAAATALEWSTPKIWRIETGATSMRSLDVEAMCKVYGASPEITEALMGLAKETRARGWWHSYGDAIPEWFELYVGLESGATRLRKYEAHLIPGLLQTKAYATRVYEAGRPDMKREDVDRGVALRLDRQALLTRATPPAPQVDIILDEAVLRRDIDAEQLNQIVTVSRQPNVSVRVVPFSAGLHRATLANGAFTILDFDGSDEPTIVYADGLTGALYLDKPAEAAAYEEVWSTVESTALSEAQSRKLISSIAEELT; encoded by the coding sequence GTGACGACCGACACCGGCTCGACCGTCCCGAGGCGACAGCTCGGCAGGCATCTACGGCAGCTCCGCGAGGAGGCCCGCATGACCGTGAAGGCTGCGGCCACCGCGCTGGAATGGTCCACGCCCAAGATCTGGCGCATCGAAACCGGTGCGACGTCGATGCGGTCCCTCGACGTCGAAGCCATGTGCAAGGTGTACGGAGCGTCACCAGAAATCACCGAGGCGTTGATGGGTCTCGCCAAGGAAACCAGGGCCCGTGGCTGGTGGCACTCGTACGGCGATGCCATCCCTGAGTGGTTCGAGCTGTACGTCGGCCTTGAGTCAGGCGCGACCCGGCTGCGCAAGTACGAGGCACACCTGATCCCCGGCCTCCTGCAGACCAAGGCGTACGCGACCCGGGTATATGAGGCCGGACGCCCCGACATGAAGCGCGAGGACGTCGACCGAGGGGTTGCCTTGCGGCTCGACCGTCAGGCGCTACTGACCCGAGCCACGCCACCCGCGCCGCAGGTCGACATCATCCTCGACGAGGCCGTGCTCCGGCGCGACATCGACGCTGAGCAGCTGAACCAGATCGTCACCGTCAGCCGCCAACCCAACGTCTCCGTCCGGGTGGTGCCGTTCAGCGCGGGCCTGCACCGCGCTACGTTGGCGAACGGCGCGTTCACCATCCTGGATTTCGACGGTTCCGACGAACCGACGATCGTCTACGCCGACGGGCTGACCGGTGCGCTCTACCTCGACAAGCCCGCCGAGGCGGCGGCGTACGAGGAGGTCTGGTCAACCGTCGAGTCCACGGCACTGAGCGAGGCGCAGTCTCGCAAACTCATCTCATCGATCGCGGAGGAACTGACATGA
- a CDS encoding TadA family conjugal transfer-associated ATPase, translating to MPPPYPTAMHRTNPPLVTAEGRPRGDVAGQVDRAAVAARVRERFVADGTPVTPASVVSAVRAEPGAALRGDAGLLRLADRVHGELAGAGPLAPLLADVRVTDVLVNGVQVWVDRGGGLERAAVALRSVDEVRRLAQRLAAACGRRLDDGCPYVDARLPDGTRLHAVLPPVAATGPYLSLRTFRQRPFQLAELVANGMVDDGVAQLLRAVVAGRLAYLIAGGTGSGKTTLLNTMLGLVPAGERIVMVEDAAELRPEHPHVVTLQARTANVEGVGSVGLGELVRQALRMRPDRLVVGECRGAEVVDLLAALNTGHDGGAGTLHANAASDVPARLEALGLLGGLPRAALHAQIAAAIQVVVQLRRIGGRRVVDAVCLLTPQGPDQLITVTSAWRRGAGPQPAGPALARLLTERGVPVPAVLDGGGPR from the coding sequence ATGCCGCCGCCGTACCCCACCGCGATGCACCGCACCAACCCGCCGCTCGTCACCGCCGAGGGGCGACCCCGGGGTGACGTCGCGGGCCAGGTCGATCGTGCGGCGGTGGCGGCCCGGGTGCGGGAGCGGTTCGTCGCGGACGGTACGCCGGTGACGCCGGCGTCGGTGGTCAGTGCGGTGCGGGCCGAGCCGGGGGCGGCGTTGCGCGGTGACGCCGGGTTGTTGCGGCTGGCCGACCGGGTGCACGGGGAGTTGGCCGGCGCTGGGCCGTTGGCGCCGTTGCTGGCCGACGTACGGGTGACCGATGTGCTGGTCAACGGCGTGCAGGTGTGGGTGGACCGGGGTGGCGGGCTGGAGCGGGCTGCGGTGGCGTTGCGGTCGGTCGACGAGGTACGGCGGTTGGCGCAGCGGCTGGCGGCTGCGTGTGGGCGTCGGCTCGACGACGGTTGCCCGTACGTCGACGCCCGGTTGCCGGACGGGACGCGGTTGCACGCGGTGTTGCCGCCGGTGGCGGCGACGGGGCCGTACCTGTCGTTGCGGACGTTCCGGCAGCGGCCGTTCCAGTTGGCGGAGCTGGTGGCCAACGGCATGGTCGACGACGGGGTGGCGCAGCTGCTGCGGGCGGTGGTGGCCGGCCGGTTGGCGTACCTGATCGCGGGCGGGACGGGGTCGGGCAAGACGACCCTGTTGAACACGATGCTCGGGCTGGTGCCGGCCGGTGAGCGGATCGTGATGGTGGAGGACGCGGCGGAGTTGCGGCCGGAGCATCCGCATGTGGTGACGCTGCAGGCGCGGACGGCCAACGTGGAGGGTGTCGGGTCGGTCGGGCTGGGGGAGCTGGTCCGGCAGGCGTTGCGGATGCGGCCGGACCGGCTGGTCGTCGGCGAGTGTCGGGGCGCCGAGGTCGTCGATCTGCTGGCCGCGCTCAACACCGGCCACGACGGCGGCGCCGGCACCCTGCACGCCAACGCGGCCAGCGACGTACCGGCCCGGCTGGAGGCGTTGGGGCTGCTCGGCGGGCTGCCGCGCGCCGCACTGCACGCGCAGATCGCCGCCGCGATCCAGGTCGTCGTCCAGCTGCGCCGGATCGGCGGGCGGCGGGTGGTCGACGCGGTGTGCCTGCTCACTCCGCAGGGCCCGGACCAGCTGATCACGGTCACCTCGGCCTGGCGGCGCGGTGCGGGCCCGCAACCGGCCGGGCCGGCCCTGGCCCGGTTGCTCACCGAACGCGGCGTACCGGTGCCGGCGGTGCTCGACGGCGGGGGACCGCGATGA